A single genomic interval of Deltaproteobacteria bacterium harbors:
- a CDS encoding acyltransferase family protein, translated as MSQRFAPIDQFDPQFLEKIRPLFWPMEKYFRYEVHGLKNLPKKGPALVVMNHGIIPYHGFLFAKKLVDELKIYPRGLGADFLFDIPYVRDFFLRGGALPASPKNGEELLRQKHILLLSPGGIYEALVAKTGLRRIPWERRKGFVELAVKMKAPIIPSYCQGINSVYYNSYFLLKWRIKIFEKTRFSLPLFLGLGLLPFPRKLIQLVGKPIKTIRRKGENQKKQVERIHREVLGAMAELAKKRER; from the coding sequence ATGTCTCAACGTTTCGCCCCCATCGACCAATTCGATCCCCAATTCCTCGAAAAAATCCGCCCTCTCTTCTGGCCGATGGAGAAATATTTTCGTTACGAGGTCCACGGCTTAAAAAATCTCCCCAAAAAAGGGCCGGCGCTGGTGGTGATGAACCACGGCATCATCCCGTATCACGGTTTTTTGTTCGCCAAAAAACTGGTGGATGAACTCAAAATTTATCCCCGGGGGCTCGGGGCCGATTTTTTGTTCGACATCCCCTATGTCCGCGATTTCTTTTTAAGGGGAGGGGCGCTTCCGGCCAGCCCGAAAAATGGAGAGGAGTTGCTCCGTCAAAAACATATCCTTTTGTTGTCGCCGGGGGGAATTTATGAGGCGCTCGTCGCAAAAACCGGATTGAGACGCATTCCGTGGGAGCGCCGGAAGGGATTCGTCGAACTGGCCGTCAAAATGAAGGCGCCGATTATTCCCAGCTACTGTCAGGGGATCAATTCCGTCTATTACAACAGCTATTTTCTCCTCAAATGGCGGATCAAGATTTTCGAAAAAACCCGTTTCAGCCTGCCGCTCTTTTTGGGTTTGGGGCTTCTACCATTCCCGCGAAAATTGATTCAACTGGTGGGAAAACCGATTAAAACGATACGTAGAAAAGGGGAGAATCAAAAAAAACAGGTTGAGAGGATTCATCGGGAAGTGCTGGGTGCGATGGCGGAACTGGCGAAGAAGAGGGAACGGTGA
- a CDS encoding nitrite/sulfite reductase translates to MTGQVSQKEISGSESAKLWKRCLSGKMPPSWEKEIGDFETEMFLKKQGKIEDKVFAETRLRRGVYGQRYDNGKRHDGKEDRPIPYPTLGKLSKGPMTEWDAPGMQRIKIPWGGLNPDQMDVLADLAEEYSDSICHVTTRQDIQLHYVHIEDTPSIFRRLAAMGITTREACGNSVRNVTACPIAGVCSEAAFDVTPYADAMFRFALAHPDIQDFGRKFKIAFSGCKNNPCGLVTIHDMGYIAAKKIVDGVEKKGFEMVVGGGLGPLPYQAKLFSEFIPVEEMLPLAQAVWRIYARYGEKKKRNRARIKFLVADWGIEKFKQMVMDERAKLPVDPRWKELISPVEKYEERPLKTPSATRPLTPSPQGRGDYERWLKTNVRPQRQEGYYLVVVSLPLGDITSNQMRDLAAIARKYIRDTVRTTVEQNIVLRWVAEGDLPALYDDLKKIDLAQPFAGTIVDITACPGTDTCKLGVSSSRGLAGELRTRLAEKSVQMNEAVRNLHIKISGCFNSCGQHHIADIGFYGVSRKVGNYVVPHFQLILGGQWTENAASYGMAVVGIPSKNIPAVVDRLGEMYVKGRQGDEKFQAFIQRVEKIQLKKALEDLTVVPSHDENPSFYVDWGDVREYTISDIGKGECAGEVVSLTDFGLKAADRELFEAQVQFEAGNLEKTASLAFHAMATAAQGLIKGQNPDVSNDPEKIIIEFKTRFCDTEIFYDRFARDQFANYLFRAQAEGPAGLNKEKTQQRIEEAQLFIDAAYNCHARMSMEQTSPLP, encoded by the coding sequence ATGACAGGACAAGTCAGTCAAAAAGAAATCAGCGGTTCGGAGTCGGCGAAACTCTGGAAAAGGTGTCTTTCCGGCAAAATGCCGCCCTCTTGGGAAAAGGAAATCGGCGATTTCGAGACCGAGATGTTCCTCAAAAAGCAAGGCAAGATCGAGGATAAGGTCTTTGCCGAAACCCGCCTAAGGCGGGGTGTGTATGGACAACGATACGACAACGGCAAGCGCCACGATGGCAAAGAGGACCGCCCAATTCCCTATCCGACCCTGGGGAAACTTTCAAAAGGGCCCATGACCGAGTGGGACGCCCCCGGCATGCAGAGGATCAAAATCCCGTGGGGAGGGTTGAACCCGGACCAAATGGATGTGCTGGCCGATCTCGCCGAGGAATATTCCGATTCCATCTGCCATGTGACGACAAGGCAGGATATCCAGCTCCACTATGTTCATATCGAAGACACACCGTCGATTTTTCGCCGTCTGGCGGCGATGGGCATCACCACCCGCGAGGCCTGCGGCAATTCGGTCCGCAACGTCACCGCCTGCCCGATCGCCGGAGTCTGCAGTGAGGCGGCCTTCGATGTGACCCCCTATGCCGACGCGATGTTCCGCTTTGCGCTGGCGCATCCCGATATTCAGGACTTTGGACGAAAATTCAAAATCGCCTTCTCCGGTTGCAAAAACAACCCATGCGGTCTCGTTACCATCCACGATATGGGTTACATCGCCGCAAAAAAAATTGTCGATGGCGTCGAAAAGAAAGGTTTTGAGATGGTTGTCGGCGGGGGGTTGGGACCTCTGCCATATCAGGCAAAACTTTTTTCTGAATTTATCCCTGTGGAAGAAATGCTCCCGCTCGCGCAGGCGGTCTGGCGCATCTACGCCCGTTACGGCGAAAAGAAAAAGCGCAACCGGGCGCGCATCAAATTCCTTGTCGCCGACTGGGGAATCGAAAAATTCAAACAGATGGTAATGGATGAGAGAGCCAAACTTCCGGTCGATCCGCGCTGGAAAGAACTGATTTCGCCCGTCGAAAAATATGAGGAACGGCCTTTGAAAACCCCTTCTGCCACCCGCCCCCTGACCCCCTCCCCTCAAGGGAGGGGGGATTATGAGCGTTGGCTAAAAACCAATGTCCGGCCCCAGCGGCAGGAAGGATATTATCTGGTCGTTGTCTCGCTTCCGCTCGGAGACATTACCTCCAACCAGATGCGCGACCTTGCCGCCATCGCCCGCAAATATATTCGCGACACGGTCCGGACGACGGTGGAGCAGAATATAGTCCTCCGCTGGGTGGCTGAAGGCGACCTGCCGGCCCTCTACGATGACCTTAAAAAAATCGATCTTGCCCAACCCTTTGCCGGGACCATTGTCGACATCACCGCCTGCCCCGGTACCGACACATGCAAACTCGGAGTATCCTCCTCCCGTGGGCTGGCCGGCGAATTGAGAACCCGCCTGGCCGAAAAGAGCGTTCAAATGAACGAGGCGGTCAGGAATCTTCATATCAAAATCTCCGGCTGTTTCAACTCCTGCGGCCAGCACCATATCGCCGACATTGGATTTTACGGCGTCAGCCGAAAGGTGGGAAATTATGTTGTCCCTCATTTTCAACTGATTCTTGGAGGACAGTGGACGGAAAATGCCGCATCGTATGGGATGGCCGTTGTCGGTATCCCGTCAAAAAATATTCCCGCCGTGGTGGATCGCCTCGGTGAAATGTATGTGAAGGGGCGACAAGGGGATGAAAAATTTCAGGCGTTCATTCAGCGTGTGGAAAAAATACAATTGAAGAAGGCCTTGGAGGATCTGACCGTTGTTCCAAGCCATGACGAGAATCCGTCATTTTATGTCGACTGGGGGGATGTTCGCGAATACACCATCAGCGATATCGGCAAAGGGGAGTGCGCCGGGGAGGTGGTCTCGCTCACCGACTTCGGCCTCAAGGCGGCCGACCGCGAACTGTTTGAGGCGCAGGTGCAGTTTGAGGCGGGAAATTTGGAGAAGACGGCATCCCTTGCCTTCCACGCCATGGCGACGGCGGCGCAGGGGCTGATCAAAGGGCAAAATCCGGATGTTTCAAACGATCCCGAAAAAATCATCATCGAATTTAAAACCCGTTTCTGCGACACGGAGATTTTCTATGACCGTTTTGCCCGTGACCAATTCGCCAATTATCTCTTCCGGGCGCAGGCGGAAGGGCCTGCGGGCTTAAACAAAGAGAAGACCCAACAGCGCATCGAAGAGGCCCAGCTCTTTATCGATGCCGCCTACAATTGCCATGCGCGGATGAGTATGGAACAGACTTCCCCCCTCCCTTGA
- a CDS encoding acyl-CoA dehydrogenase family protein, whose amino-acid sequence MTQNLKSFKPADNSRLFSNDPGFQELLSFVCDEREADRLTSVLTAWEKKLPAWNDLSNEAARPEKLPRVEKYDRVGNRLEKVVFPPETKTIRREVVEAGIFSNQSEVEKFAKIYLLAQIGEGGVTCPLACTDGLIRVVQALGSDFLKKEYLPKLLSAEYPLSGAQFITEQSGGSDVGAIEGTARENKDGSWAITAEKWYCSAYDEFFCLAARPDGSPEGTRGVAIFFVPRLIDGKPNNLSIRRLKNKLGTQSLPTAEVDFEGSKGWLIGKKEDGFYNLMNYILNVSRIHNAANSLALHRRAFVEALNYAGQRVAFGSCLIDFPLIQQSLLSVLAALTARRGLFFSLLAGIDKQGLLPEEREQRLWQRFLINLMKYRTAFQLTGMVKEAILVFGANGIIEDFSILPRLLRDSLIVETWEGPHNVLCLQILRDVGRFDFFSRFKKEIGRIVQSWPAGTLDESRKIYLNAVKKAEELFTKERPADKVWVQTHARRIVDHLADLLEIGGLVRQGITQKNNRLLILAAHLTHESFRGPLAGFENPVIKNLPQFGLDLVSEKPVKGDLKGF is encoded by the coding sequence ATGACCCAAAATTTAAAATCGTTTAAGCCGGCCGACAATTCACGCTTATTCTCGAACGATCCCGGTTTCCAGGAGCTCCTCTCGTTTGTTTGCGATGAGAGAGAGGCAGATCGTCTCACCTCGGTCCTCACGGCCTGGGAAAAAAAGCTTCCCGCTTGGAACGATCTCTCCAACGAGGCGGCGCGGCCCGAAAAACTGCCGCGCGTGGAAAAATATGACCGGGTCGGCAACCGGCTGGAAAAGGTTGTTTTTCCCCCGGAGACAAAAACCATTCGCAGGGAAGTCGTCGAGGCGGGCATCTTTTCCAATCAATCGGAGGTCGAAAAATTCGCAAAGATCTATCTTCTGGCCCAGATCGGCGAGGGGGGAGTGACCTGTCCGCTCGCCTGCACCGACGGGTTGATCCGTGTTGTCCAGGCCTTGGGCTCCGATTTTCTCAAAAAAGAATATCTCCCCAAACTTTTGTCCGCCGAATACCCGCTGTCGGGGGCGCAATTCATCACGGAACAATCGGGGGGTTCGGATGTGGGGGCCATTGAGGGGACGGCGCGTGAAAACAAAGACGGCAGTTGGGCGATCACGGCCGAAAAATGGTATTGCTCCGCCTACGACGAATTTTTTTGCCTGGCGGCAAGGCCCGACGGTTCGCCGGAGGGGACCAGGGGGGTCGCCATATTTTTTGTCCCACGGCTCATCGACGGCAAGCCGAACAACCTTTCCATCCGTCGCCTGAAAAACAAGCTTGGGACGCAATCGCTCCCGACCGCCGAGGTCGATTTTGAGGGATCGAAGGGGTGGCTCATCGGCAAAAAAGAGGACGGCTTTTACAACCTGATGAATTACATCCTTAACGTCTCCCGCATTCATAACGCCGCCAACAGCCTGGCCCTGCACCGGCGGGCATTTGTGGAGGCGCTGAATTATGCCGGGCAGAGGGTGGCCTTTGGGAGCTGCCTCATCGATTTTCCCCTCATTCAACAGTCTCTCTTGTCGGTTCTTGCCGCGCTCACCGCGAGAAGGGGGCTCTTTTTCTCCCTCCTTGCCGGGATCGACAAACAGGGCCTTTTGCCGGAAGAGAGGGAACAACGCCTCTGGCAGAGGTTTCTCATCAATCTGATGAAATACCGGACGGCGTTTCAGTTGACCGGGATGGTGAAGGAGGCGATTCTGGTCTTTGGAGCCAACGGGATTATCGAGGATTTTTCCATCCTGCCGCGCCTTTTGCGCGACAGCCTGATTGTCGAAACGTGGGAAGGGCCGCACAATGTCCTCTGTCTGCAGATTTTAAGGGATGTCGGTCGCTTCGATTTTTTCAGCCGCTTCAAAAAGGAGATCGGCCGGATCGTTCAATCGTGGCCCGCGGGGACGCTGGATGAAAGCCGGAAGATTTACTTGAACGCCGTCAAAAAAGCGGAGGAGTTGTTCACAAAAGAGCGTCCGGCGGACAAGGTCTGGGTTCAAACGCACGCCCGCCGGATTGTGGATCATTTGGCCGATCTGCTGGAGATCGGCGGCCTCGTTCGTCAGGGGATCACTCAAAAAAACAACCGCCTTCTCATTTTGGCGGCCCATTTAACCCACGAATCCTTCCGCGGGCCGTTGGCCGGGTTTGAAAATCCGGTCATCAAAAACCTGCCGCAATTCGGCCTCGATCTGGTTTCCGAAAAACCGGTGAAAGGTGATTTGAAAGGGTTTTAA